One genomic segment of Pseudomonas fortuita includes these proteins:
- a CDS encoding lipoprotein UxpA: MASSVHRREVIGWMGVGALAPLLGACSAFPGQQGGNARLDLLYVADTLDARQPGQAVVPATRLGPVSHLGRAPWMTGSSASLAYPQLAPLLDASQATSAQLGGYAVLAALLEQLRGEAGAGNSLTLENGQGWNGSGLAYLTQGESGVQGSQLLGIEARVSSDERVLWPQRSTGLYRQAGAVSLGAGLADGQRQALGLEALHVFERGGARVAVVGVTDPYAQDQKASLKQWYQSLQPVFEQARREADLVVAMADVGTGPGLWLAERVPHIDVLLCARGQDLWPAPVEVTQASGRRVPVLFAGCRGSGAFRLRCQRVAGQWHFDGRFFPAFEQQLAPAAQLRVAPLQAELRQQRAGHAAWLDQPLARAPQALWRRDTRGGSWDRLLHQALADDSSMPVLLPGLRYDYPLPAGASITREHLISLTGGYPAPVVEAPARQVEQVLENAAEQLFGDPLLLDNSQDLPRWQSQAWRVSYSPQGKRVTGLEPVQGLCRTFGLQFESQAGEPLWQRVEAWLARQRGDWQLAPLQLPEVRYVQGHPGWHPRQLAS, from the coding sequence ATGGCGAGCAGTGTGCACAGGCGCGAAGTGATCGGCTGGATGGGTGTCGGGGCATTGGCACCGCTGCTCGGCGCCTGTTCCGCCTTCCCTGGGCAGCAGGGCGGCAACGCCCGGCTCGACCTGCTGTACGTGGCCGATACCCTCGATGCCCGCCAACCCGGCCAGGCCGTGGTGCCAGCCACCCGCCTGGGGCCGGTCAGCCACCTGGGCCGCGCGCCGTGGATGACCGGTAGCAGCGCCAGCCTGGCCTACCCGCAGCTGGCGCCGCTGCTCGATGCCAGCCAGGCAACATCAGCCCAGCTCGGCGGCTATGCGGTGCTGGCGGCCCTGCTGGAGCAACTGCGCGGCGAGGCCGGCGCAGGCAACAGCCTGACCCTGGAGAATGGCCAGGGCTGGAACGGCAGTGGGCTGGCCTACCTGACCCAGGGCGAGAGCGGGGTGCAGGGCAGCCAACTGCTGGGTATCGAAGCGCGGGTCAGCAGTGACGAGCGTGTGCTGTGGCCGCAACGCAGCACAGGGCTGTATCGCCAGGCGGGTGCAGTTAGCCTCGGCGCCGGCCTGGCGGACGGGCAACGCCAGGCCCTGGGCCTGGAAGCCTTGCACGTCTTCGAGCGCGGCGGCGCCCGGGTTGCCGTGGTCGGCGTGACCGACCCCTACGCCCAAGACCAGAAAGCCTCTCTCAAACAGTGGTACCAGTCACTTCAGCCGGTCTTCGAGCAGGCCCGGCGCGAGGCCGACCTGGTGGTGGCCATGGCCGATGTCGGCACCGGCCCCGGCCTTTGGCTGGCCGAGCGTGTGCCCCACATCGATGTGCTGTTGTGCGCCCGTGGCCAGGACCTGTGGCCGGCGCCCGTCGAGGTAACCCAAGCCAGTGGTCGCCGGGTACCGGTGCTGTTCGCCGGTTGCCGGGGCAGCGGTGCGTTCCGCCTGCGCTGCCAGCGTGTGGCCGGGCAGTGGCACTTCGACGGGCGTTTTTTCCCGGCCTTTGAACAACAACTGGCGCCTGCCGCGCAGCTGCGCGTCGCGCCATTGCAGGCAGAGCTGCGCCAGCAACGTGCCGGCCATGCGGCGTGGCTCGACCAACCGCTGGCCCGTGCGCCTCAGGCCTTGTGGCGCCGCGATACCCGTGGCGGTAGCTGGGACCGCCTGCTGCATCAAGCCTTGGCCGATGACAGCAGCATGCCCGTGCTGTTGCCGGGCCTGCGTTACGACTACCCGCTGCCCGCAGGTGCATCGATCACACGCGAACACCTGATCAGCCTCACCGGTGGCTACCCGGCGCCGGTGGTCGAAGCGCCGGCCCGGCAAGTGGAGCAAGTGCTGGAGAACGCGGCAGAGCAGTTGTTCGGTGACCCGCTGTTGCTGGACAACAGCCAGGATCTGCCCCGCTGGCAGAGCCAGGCTTGGCGCGTCAGCTACAGCCCGCAAGGCAAGCGCGTCACTGGGCTGGAGCCAGTGCAGGGCCTGTGCCGCACCTTCGGCCTGCAGTTTGAAAGCCAGGCTGGCGAACCCCTGTGGCAACGGGTCGAAGCCTGGCTCGCCCGGCAGCGTGGCGACTGGCAGCTGGCACCGCTGCAACTGCCCGAAGTGCGTTACGTGCAGGGGCATCCGGGCTGGCACCCACGGCAGTTGGCCTCGTGA
- the gspH gene encoding type II secretion system minor pseudopilin GspH, producing the protein MRRQRGFSLIELLVVLAIAGLMTGLAVVGLGGGQARVDQALQRLASETRAQAALARHAGQLRGLRWNGRRPEFVRREGNAWVVEAVGLGDWPKGLHPDWPASPQPHLVFTPHGWAQPGSVRWRWADGSQQWAWSRDGRLQVVVAP; encoded by the coding sequence GTGCGCCGTCAGCGGGGCTTCAGCCTGATCGAATTGCTGGTGGTGCTGGCCATCGCCGGGCTGATGACAGGCCTGGCAGTGGTCGGCCTCGGCGGTGGCCAGGCCCGTGTCGATCAGGCCCTGCAACGCCTGGCCAGCGAAACTCGCGCCCAGGCCGCGCTGGCCCGGCATGCCGGGCAACTGCGGGGCCTGCGCTGGAATGGCCGACGCCCGGAGTTCGTGCGGCGTGAGGGGAATGCCTGGGTGGTCGAAGCGGTCGGGCTTGGCGACTGGCCCAAGGGCCTGCACCCGGACTGGCCCGCCAGCCCGCAGCCCCACTTGGTGTTTACCCCGCATGGCTGGGCACAGCCGGGCAGCGTGCGCTGGCGCTGGGCCGATGGCAGCCAGCAATGGGCCTGGAGCCGCGATGGCCGTTTACAGGTCGTGGTTGCACCATGA
- the gspF gene encoding type II secretion system inner membrane protein GspF has product MPTYRYLAVDLTGKTRKASLQADSERHARQLLREQGLFARQLQRQDISNRQPRRQRLSQPQLCELTRQLATLTGAGIPLVDALATLERQLRQPALHSVLVALRGALAEGLGLARSLARQGAPFTGLYCALVEAGERSGRLAQVLTRLADHLEQVQRQQHKARTALIYPTVLMGVSLAVVIGLMTFVVPKLTEQFAHAGQSLPLITALLIGLSQGLVHAGPWLLGLALLTGGLGTWLLRKPHWCLRRDQLLLRLPRIGSLLQVLESARLARSLAILSGSGVALLEALQVATETVGNRRIRLAMEQVRQQVQGGTSLHRALDASQQFPPLLVNMVGSGEASGTLADMLERVADDQERGFARQVDTAMALFEPLMILVMGAVVLFIVLAVLLPIMQLNQGLQL; this is encoded by the coding sequence ATGCCGACCTATCGCTACCTGGCCGTGGACCTCACCGGCAAGACCCGCAAGGCCAGCCTGCAGGCTGACAGCGAACGCCATGCGCGCCAGTTGCTGCGCGAGCAGGGCCTGTTTGCCCGCCAGTTGCAGCGCCAGGACATCAGCAACCGGCAACCCCGGCGCCAGCGTCTGAGCCAGCCCCAACTGTGTGAGCTAACCCGTCAATTGGCGACGCTGACCGGTGCCGGCATCCCCTTGGTCGATGCCTTGGCCACCCTTGAACGCCAACTGCGCCAGCCGGCCCTGCACAGTGTGCTGGTGGCCCTGCGCGGCGCTCTCGCCGAAGGCCTGGGCCTGGCCCGCAGCCTGGCCCGCCAGGGGGCGCCGTTCACTGGCTTGTACTGCGCGTTGGTCGAGGCCGGCGAACGCTCCGGACGCCTGGCACAGGTGCTGACCCGGCTGGCCGACCACCTGGAACAGGTGCAACGGCAACAACACAAGGCGCGTACTGCGCTGATCTACCCCACCGTATTGATGGGCGTATCGCTTGCCGTGGTCATCGGCCTGATGACCTTTGTCGTGCCCAAGCTCACCGAACAGTTTGCCCACGCCGGGCAAAGCCTGCCGCTGATTACCGCGTTGCTGATCGGCCTGAGCCAGGGGCTGGTGCACGCCGGGCCCTGGTTGCTGGGGTTGGCGCTATTGACGGGTGGGCTTGGCACCTGGCTGCTGCGCAAGCCGCACTGGTGCCTGCGCCGTGACCAGTTGCTGCTGCGCTTGCCGCGTATCGGCAGCCTGTTGCAGGTGCTGGAAAGCGCACGCCTGGCGCGCAGCCTGGCGATTCTCAGCGGCAGTGGCGTGGCCCTGCTCGAAGCCTTGCAAGTGGCCACCGAAACCGTCGGCAACCGGCGCATACGCCTGGCCATGGAGCAGGTGCGCCAGCAAGTGCAGGGCGGCACCAGCCTGCACCGTGCCCTGGATGCCAGCCAGCAATTCCCGCCGCTGCTGGTGAACATGGTCGGCAGCGGCGAGGCCAGCGGCACCCTGGCCGACATGCTCGAGCGTGTGGCCGACGACCAGGAGCGTGGCTTTGCGCGCCAGGTGGATACCGCCATGGCACTGTTCGAACCCCTGATGATCCTGGTGATGGGCGCCGTGGTGCTGTTCATCGTGCTGGCGGTGCTGCTGCCGATCATGCAACTCAACCAGGGCCTGCAACTGTGA
- a CDS encoding type II secretion system protein: protein MKRRQAGLTLIELMVALALTVLLGIMLAALVNGWLKVRERLQVTTQETSVLDFCLALERRFDSPVLRRVYDQRLPLASRWLDWQPASNQLQWVAITGLPQAEGGSRLQRQRLRFEPREQRLLLESSADLYAAAAPHWVQRERLDRVGAMNILYYQGGRWLAWPSDQPAHPGRGVRLELQRDGAPYVCTFALPWGRS from the coding sequence ATGAAGCGCCGCCAGGCAGGCCTTACCCTGATCGAACTGATGGTCGCCCTGGCCCTGACCGTCCTGCTCGGCATCATGCTCGCTGCGTTGGTCAATGGCTGGCTGAAAGTGCGCGAGCGCCTGCAGGTGACCACCCAGGAAACCTCGGTGCTGGACTTTTGCCTGGCCCTTGAGCGGCGTTTCGACAGCCCGGTGCTGCGCCGCGTCTACGACCAGCGTCTGCCGCTGGCCAGCCGCTGGCTGGACTGGCAACCGGCAAGCAACCAGTTGCAGTGGGTTGCCATCACCGGCCTGCCGCAAGCCGAAGGCGGCTCGCGCCTGCAACGCCAGCGCTTGCGCTTCGAGCCCCGTGAGCAGCGCCTGCTGCTGGAAAGCTCGGCCGACCTGTACGCCGCCGCCGCACCGCACTGGGTACAGCGTGAGCGGCTCGACCGGGTCGGTGCCATGAATATCCTTTATTACCAGGGCGGCCGTTGGCTGGCCTGGCCTTCTGACCAGCCTGCGCACCCCGGCCGTGGCGTGCGCCTGGAACTGCAGCGTGATGGAGCACCTTATGTCTGCACCTTCGCCCTCCCGTGGGGGCGCTCATGA
- the gspG gene encoding type II secretion system major pseudopilin GspG, whose translation MQHRRNRQRGFTLMEIMVVIFIIGLLIAVVAPSVLGNQDKAMKQKVMADLATLEQALDMYRLDNLRFPSSEQGLAALVKKPSQEPLPRAWRSDGYVRRLPQDPWGTPYQYRMPGEHGRVDVYSLGADGQPGGEGQDADLGNWAL comes from the coding sequence ATGCAGCATCGACGTAACCGCCAGCGCGGTTTCACCCTCATGGAAATCATGGTGGTGATCTTCATCATCGGCCTGCTGATCGCCGTGGTTGCACCCAGCGTGCTGGGCAACCAGGACAAAGCCATGAAGCAGAAGGTAATGGCCGACCTGGCCACCCTGGAGCAGGCGCTGGACATGTACCGGCTGGACAACCTGCGCTTCCCCAGCAGCGAGCAGGGCCTGGCCGCACTGGTGAAAAAACCTAGCCAGGAACCGCTGCCGCGGGCCTGGCGCAGCGACGGCTATGTGCGACGCCTGCCGCAAGACCCGTGGGGCACCCCGTACCAGTACCGCATGCCCGGTGAACATGGCCGGGTTGATGTGTACTCGCTGGGTGCCGATGGCCAGCCAGGCGGCGAAGGCCAGGATGCCGACCTGGGTAACTGGGCGCTGTAA
- a CDS encoding type II secretion system protein GspI produces MKRRQRGFTLLEVTVALAIAAVLAVITSQVLRQRLAVQHNLQQHRLGLLCARELQTRFAVEQFWPAANPVRGELSQGGQPCHWQLQLRRTGVRDLRRGELQLFADRDQRVPLGQYTVFLERP; encoded by the coding sequence ATGAAGCGACGCCAGCGTGGCTTCACCTTGCTGGAGGTCACTGTGGCCTTGGCGATCGCCGCTGTGCTGGCGGTGATCACCAGCCAGGTCCTGCGTCAGCGCCTGGCCGTGCAGCACAACCTGCAACAACACCGCCTTGGCCTGTTGTGTGCCCGCGAACTGCAAACACGCTTCGCCGTCGAGCAATTCTGGCCTGCCGCCAACCCGGTGAGGGGTGAACTGAGCCAGGGTGGCCAGCCGTGTCATTGGCAACTGCAACTGCGCCGCACTGGTGTGCGCGACCTGCGCCGTGGCGAGCTGCAACTGTTCGCCGACCGCGACCAGCGCGTGCCACTGGGCCAGTACACCGTGTTTCTGGAGCGCCCATGA
- a CDS encoding pilus assembly protein PilZ — protein sequence MTLASRVFTGVGLTLAGWLAAQCVLQLSRQPQPAIAPTAAANPLPGLMVGHWQAPIDDGAIAITRLPLHYLGGLRAQPLSSSVVVLRYGQQVRTLARGQRLAPGIVLQDIDTDGLIFNNQGRRERLPWPPRPAVTGFKRQG from the coding sequence GTGACGCTGGCCTCGCGCGTTTTCACCGGCGTTGGCCTGACCCTGGCCGGTTGGCTAGCCGCCCAGTGCGTGCTGCAACTGAGCCGCCAGCCGCAACCGGCCATCGCGCCGACGGCCGCCGCCAACCCGCTGCCCGGGCTGATGGTCGGGCACTGGCAAGCGCCCATCGACGATGGCGCCATCGCCATTACCCGCCTGCCATTGCACTACCTCGGCGGCCTCAGGGCGCAGCCGCTGTCTTCCAGCGTAGTGGTGCTGCGCTACGGCCAGCAGGTGCGCACCCTGGCCCGCGGTCAGCGCCTGGCGCCGGGGATCGTGCTGCAGGACATCGACACCGATGGCCTGATTTTCAACAACCAGGGGCGGCGTGAACGCTTGCCCTGGCCGCCACGCCCCGCCGTGACCGGCTTCAAGCGGCAAGGATGA
- the gspD gene encoding type II secretion system secretin GspD, translating to MPVRYCVAAVLSLALATGLPEARAEEPVFDENGTPMYEVNFVDTELGEFIDSVSRITGTTFIVDPRVKGKVTVRTVDLHDADAIYDIFLAQLRAQGYATVDLPNGSVKIVPDQAARLEPVPVEAVGQQGEGSDSVATRVFNVRNAASEQVLGILKPLIDPRVGVITPYPAAHQLVVTDWRSNLDRIASLLRQLDRPQEAPGSGSTQVIYLRHANAGEVVKVLRGLGQEGMAPAEGTGEGEGKDRPVMAAAGAPGIRLEYEEGANAVVMVGPDSELAAYRTIVEQLDIRRAQVVVEAIIAEVSDSSAQELGVQWLFADEKFGAGIVNFGSNGVNIANIAGAAAGGDNQALGDLLSATTGATAGIGHFGGGFNFAMLVNALKGKSGFNLLSTPTLLTLDNAEASILVGQEVPFVTGSVTQNNANPYQTIERKEVGVKLRIKPQINIDNSVRLDIVQEVSSIAESSAASDVITNKREIKTKVMVEDNGLVILGGLISDELSTSNQRVPLLGDIPYLGRLFRSDASKNTKQNLMVFIRPRILRDGPSLAGLSEEKYRTLQQTTPLQLPDLAEGTPLLQVFPSSRARLEGGAW from the coding sequence ATGCCTGTTAGATACTGCGTGGCCGCCGTGTTGAGCCTGGCCCTGGCCACAGGCCTGCCTGAGGCCCGCGCCGAAGAGCCAGTGTTCGATGAAAATGGTACGCCGATGTACGAGGTGAACTTCGTCGACACCGAACTGGGCGAGTTCATCGACAGCGTGTCGCGCATCACCGGCACCACCTTCATCGTCGACCCCCGGGTCAAGGGCAAGGTCACCGTGCGCACCGTTGACCTGCACGACGCCGATGCCATCTACGACATCTTCCTGGCGCAGTTGCGCGCCCAGGGCTACGCCACCGTCGACCTGCCCAACGGCAGCGTGAAGATTGTCCCCGACCAGGCCGCGCGCCTGGAGCCGGTGCCGGTGGAGGCGGTTGGGCAGCAGGGCGAGGGCAGTGACAGCGTGGCAACTCGGGTATTCAATGTGCGCAACGCCGCCAGCGAGCAGGTGCTGGGTATCCTCAAACCGCTGATCGACCCACGGGTGGGGGTGATCACCCCGTACCCGGCGGCGCACCAGCTGGTGGTAACCGACTGGCGCAGCAACCTGGACCGTATCGCCAGCTTGCTGCGCCAGCTTGACCGCCCTCAGGAAGCACCCGGCAGCGGCAGTACTCAAGTCATCTACCTGCGCCACGCCAACGCAGGTGAAGTGGTCAAGGTGCTGCGCGGGCTTGGTCAGGAAGGCATGGCGCCGGCTGAAGGCACGGGCGAAGGCGAGGGAAAGGACAGGCCGGTGATGGCCGCTGCCGGTGCCCCGGGCATCCGTCTGGAGTACGAAGAAGGCGCCAACGCCGTGGTCATGGTCGGCCCCGACAGCGAGCTGGCCGCCTACCGCACCATCGTCGAACAGCTGGACATCCGCCGCGCCCAGGTCGTAGTGGAGGCCATCATCGCCGAGGTGTCCGATAGCAGCGCCCAGGAGTTGGGCGTGCAATGGCTGTTTGCCGACGAAAAATTCGGGGCCGGCATCGTCAATTTCGGCAGCAATGGGGTAAACATCGCCAACATTGCCGGGGCTGCTGCCGGCGGTGACAACCAGGCCCTTGGCGACCTGTTGTCCGCGACTACCGGCGCCACGGCGGGCATCGGCCATTTCGGCGGCGGGTTCAACTTTGCCATGCTGGTCAATGCGCTGAAGGGCAAGAGCGGCTTCAACCTGCTGTCCACGCCTACCCTGTTGACCCTGGACAATGCCGAAGCATCGATCCTGGTCGGCCAGGAAGTGCCGTTCGTTACCGGCTCGGTGACGCAAAACAACGCCAACCCCTACCAGACCATCGAGCGCAAAGAAGTCGGGGTGAAGCTGCGCATCAAGCCGCAGATCAACATCGACAACAGCGTGCGCCTGGACATTGTCCAGGAAGTGTCGTCGATCGCCGAGTCCAGCGCGGCCAGTGACGTGATCACCAACAAGCGCGAGATCAAGACCAAAGTCATGGTGGAAGACAATGGCCTGGTCATTCTCGGCGGCCTGATCAGCGACGAGTTGAGCACCAGCAACCAGCGCGTGCCGCTGCTCGGTGACATCCCTTACCTGGGCCGGCTGTTCCGCTCCGATGCCAGCAAAAACACCAAGCAGAACCTGATGGTGTTCATCCGCCCGCGCATTCTGCGGGACGGGCCGAGCCTGGCCGGGCTCAGCGAAGAAAAATACCGCACCTTGCAGCAGACCACGCCATTGCAACTGCCGGACCTTGCCGAGGGTACGCCGCTGTTGCAGGTATTCCCCTCCAGCCGCGCGCGCCTCGAAGGCGGTGCCTGGTGA
- a CDS encoding GspE/PulE family protein, protein MLPYRQARQSGVAMTTTEQGWQLWLRPDADSAQVQELLRVHGQPCRLEYLEPAVFDERLGQLYQAGDGATEALIEGIGDQVDLDSLMSEMPQIEDLLESDDEAPVIRLINGLFGQALRLRASDIHIETFEQSLVVRLRVDGHLREVLRPPRALSAMLVSRIKVMARLDIAEKRQPQDGRITLRAAGREVDVRVSTLPGIHGERVVMRVLDKQASLLALGNLGMPPSVLQGLRSCLARPNGIVLSTGPTGSGKTTTLYASLNSLNDGSRNILTVEDPVEYAIAGIGQTAINPRAGLTFASGLRAILRQDPDVIMLGEIRDQETAQIAVQASLTGHLVLSTLHTNSAVGAVTRLRDMGIEPFLIASCLRGVLAQRLVRRLCSCAVAQPLQHAERGLWPELAALGSSYHAVGCELCQGSGYVGRVGLYEFIELDAGLIGLLYDGASELAMQDYLAERRQSLVAMASDCLARGETSLAEVLRVVQG, encoded by the coding sequence ATGCTGCCCTATCGCCAGGCGCGGCAGAGCGGGGTGGCCATGACCACCACGGAACAGGGCTGGCAGCTGTGGCTGCGGCCCGACGCCGACAGTGCCCAGGTGCAGGAGCTGCTGCGGGTGCATGGCCAGCCGTGCAGGCTCGAATACCTGGAACCTGCCGTGTTCGATGAGCGCCTCGGCCAGCTGTACCAGGCTGGCGATGGCGCCACTGAAGCGTTGATCGAAGGCATTGGCGACCAGGTCGACCTGGACAGCCTGATGAGCGAGATGCCGCAGATCGAAGACCTGCTGGAAAGCGATGACGAAGCCCCGGTAATCCGCCTGATCAATGGTCTGTTCGGCCAGGCCCTGCGCCTGCGTGCCTCGGATATCCATATCGAAACCTTCGAGCAAAGCCTGGTGGTGCGCCTGCGGGTCGATGGCCACCTGCGCGAAGTGTTGCGCCCGCCACGTGCGCTGTCGGCCATGCTGGTGTCGCGGATCAAAGTCATGGCACGCCTGGATATCGCCGAGAAGCGCCAGCCCCAGGACGGCCGTATTACCCTGCGCGCGGCAGGGCGTGAGGTGGATGTGCGGGTTTCGACCCTGCCCGGCATTCATGGCGAGCGCGTGGTCATGCGTGTGCTCGACAAGCAGGCCAGCTTGCTGGCGCTGGGCAACCTGGGTATGCCGCCCTCGGTATTGCAAGGCCTGCGCAGCTGCCTGGCCCGCCCCAATGGCATCGTGCTGTCCACCGGCCCGACCGGTTCAGGCAAGACCACCACCCTGTACGCCAGCCTCAACAGCCTCAACGATGGCAGCCGCAACATCCTCACTGTCGAGGACCCGGTGGAATACGCCATCGCCGGCATCGGCCAGACCGCTATCAACCCGCGTGCGGGGCTGACCTTTGCCAGTGGCCTGCGTGCGATTCTGCGCCAGGACCCGGACGTGATCATGCTCGGCGAAATCCGTGACCAGGAAACCGCGCAGATCGCCGTGCAGGCCAGCCTGACCGGCCACCTGGTGCTGTCCACCCTGCACACCAACAGTGCCGTGGGCGCGGTGACCCGCCTGCGCGACATGGGCATCGAACCGTTCCTGATTGCCTCGTGCCTGCGTGGGGTGCTGGCCCAGCGCCTGGTGCGGCGCCTGTGCAGTTGCGCCGTAGCGCAGCCGCTGCAACATGCCGAGCGTGGCCTGTGGCCGGAACTGGCGGCGCTGGGTAGCAGCTACCACGCGGTGGGCTGCGAGCTGTGCCAGGGCAGCGGCTATGTCGGGCGCGTGGGCCTGTACGAATTCATCGAGCTGGATGCCGGGCTGATCGGCTTGCTGTATGACGGCGCCAGTGAACTGGCCATGCAGGATTACCTGGCCGAACGCCGGCAGAGCCTGGTCGCGATGGCCAGCGACTGCCTGGCCCGTGGCGAGACCAGCCTGGCCGAAGTGCTGCGCGTGGTGCAGGGCTAA